The proteins below are encoded in one region of Planctopirus limnophila DSM 3776:
- a CDS encoding glycosyltransferase: MRTALICNDTRGGIQPYLALAIELKSRGDDVRFIAPEGYTRLAEEVLQPHGISFCGLPGDVEAVLRKPEVAQQMEKGFWATHRLMIQYATSAMCDSMRTGLAAAEHSDRLIGGFGGMLVGESIAEKLKIPFIQAHLQPLTTTGEYPGLLAPTWLPRSIKPLNRWTHSASRQIFWQAMRPALNTARKTILDLAPIRFWGNVGRQRSPGELLLYGYSAALLPQPVDWPRGAHVTGYWFLDRPADWQPLEELVRFLEAGPPPVAIGFGSMSSRDAGVMTKLVLEAVQLAGQRVVLLSGWGGLPETSLSEWAYALDSCPHDWLFPQCSLAVHHGGAGTTGAALRAGLPSIVIPYGADQYFWAARLQEKQLGISLGSRTTVTSHQLAQAIQLLLDNPEYQLRSQACAQFIEQENGVQRAADLLMNSR, translated from the coding sequence ATGCGAACAGCATTGATCTGCAATGATACCCGCGGCGGAATTCAGCCTTATCTGGCCCTAGCCATCGAGCTGAAGAGTCGCGGCGATGACGTGAGATTCATCGCACCCGAGGGATATACGCGTCTGGCGGAAGAAGTGCTGCAACCGCACGGCATTTCCTTTTGCGGGCTCCCGGGGGATGTCGAGGCGGTGCTGCGAAAGCCAGAAGTCGCGCAGCAGATGGAGAAGGGGTTCTGGGCCACTCATCGATTAATGATTCAATATGCGACAAGTGCGATGTGTGATTCGATGCGAACAGGCCTGGCAGCTGCTGAGCACTCGGACCGATTGATTGGCGGTTTTGGTGGCATGCTAGTGGGTGAATCGATTGCCGAAAAGCTGAAGATTCCCTTCATTCAGGCTCACTTGCAACCACTGACAACGACCGGAGAGTATCCGGGATTACTGGCTCCGACCTGGTTGCCGCGATCAATCAAACCACTCAATCGATGGACTCATTCCGCATCGCGACAGATCTTCTGGCAGGCGATGCGACCTGCTCTGAATACCGCCCGAAAAACCATTCTCGATCTGGCGCCGATTCGCTTCTGGGGAAATGTGGGAAGACAGAGATCCCCGGGAGAACTCTTGCTATACGGATATTCGGCAGCACTTCTGCCACAACCGGTCGATTGGCCACGAGGCGCCCATGTCACTGGCTATTGGTTTCTCGATCGGCCGGCGGATTGGCAGCCACTGGAGGAACTGGTGCGTTTTCTTGAAGCCGGGCCACCACCTGTGGCGATTGGCTTTGGAAGTATGTCGAGTCGTGATGCTGGAGTGATGACCAAACTGGTGCTGGAAGCCGTGCAATTGGCTGGGCAGCGTGTTGTCCTGCTTTCAGGCTGGGGCGGCCTGCCTGAGACTTCACTATCGGAATGGGCCTATGCACTCGATTCCTGCCCTCACGACTGGCTGTTCCCCCAGTGCTCGCTCGCTGTCCATCATGGTGGCGCTGGTACGACAGGGGCAGCCCTGCGTGCCGGTCTTCCATCGATCGTGATCCCGTACGGCGCGGATCAGTACTTTTGGGCCGCGCGTCTCCAGGAGAAGCAGCTTGGCATCTCTCTTGGTTCGCGAACAACTGTAACCAGCCATCAACTGGCGCAGGCCATTCAATTGCTGCTGGACAACCCCGAATACCAGCTTCGATCGCAGGCCTGCGCGCAGTTCATCGAGCAAGAGAACGGCGTCCAGCGCGCCGCCGACCTGCTGATGAACAGCCGGTGA
- a CDS encoding dihydrofolate reductase family protein: protein MKCSVFIATSLDGYIAREDGRIDWLEEAHRSAPPGDDFGYQEFFDTVDVLILGRKTFETVWGFPEWPYGEKRVVVLSQTLHQLPADCPPSVRIASQAPAEIVKSLERESFRRAYVDGGSTIQSFLAAGLVSDLTITSIPILLGSGIRLFGPLPEDLPLIHESTRAYPNGFVQTTYRVG from the coding sequence ATGAAATGTTCGGTCTTCATTGCCACCAGTCTGGATGGCTACATTGCCCGGGAGGATGGCCGGATCGATTGGCTGGAAGAGGCGCACAGGTCGGCACCGCCGGGAGATGACTTTGGCTATCAGGAGTTCTTCGATACGGTTGATGTGCTCATTCTGGGAAGGAAGACATTCGAGACGGTCTGGGGATTCCCGGAGTGGCCTTATGGTGAAAAGCGAGTCGTGGTTCTCAGCCAGACGCTGCACCAGCTTCCTGCGGATTGTCCACCCTCCGTCCGAATAGCTTCACAAGCACCCGCGGAGATTGTGAAGTCGCTGGAACGTGAATCATTCCGGCGGGCTTATGTGGATGGCGGTTCGACAATCCAGAGTTTCCTGGCAGCAGGTCTCGTCAGCGACCTGACGATCACCTCGATTCCCATCCTCCTGGGAAGCGGCATTCGCCTCTTCGGCCCGCTGCCCGAGGATCTGCCTCTGATCCATGAATCGACCCGGGCCTACCCTAATGGTTTTGTGCAGACGACGTATCGGGTAGGGTAG